In Halopseudomonas nanhaiensis, a single window of DNA contains:
- a CDS encoding type II secretion system protein GspK has translation MPHRQRGIALVTALLVVALATVAAVGMALRGQADIRRTSAVFERDMSRHIAAGAEAMVLQVLEQAGGPDDLPWETCLSPVLPFEVDGIRLQATLDNMQCRYNVNALAGADEVEQGYFASLVDRVSQESGVSMPSGAQLALAVTDWMNPETDDPVYRLADPPRVSGNRAMIVASELAGISGMSGEAWQALSPFVTAYPGNASAIDLERSNDIIKEVFVERPAPQQAPWYVRLQIVAEFGERRYYQCTLLDAPNGKVVLREQTACEP, from the coding sequence ATGCCGCACCGCCAGAGGGGTATCGCGCTGGTCACGGCGCTGCTGGTCGTCGCGTTGGCGACGGTTGCCGCGGTGGGGATGGCCCTCCGGGGGCAGGCCGACATCCGCCGTACCAGTGCCGTCTTCGAGCGCGATATGTCCAGACATATTGCAGCGGGCGCTGAGGCTATGGTCTTGCAGGTCCTGGAGCAGGCCGGGGGGCCGGATGACCTCCCCTGGGAAACGTGTCTGTCACCGGTGCTGCCCTTCGAGGTGGATGGCATTCGCCTGCAGGCAACGCTGGACAACATGCAGTGCCGGTACAACGTGAACGCCCTGGCCGGAGCAGACGAGGTCGAGCAGGGGTATTTCGCCAGTCTGGTGGACCGCGTCTCCCAGGAGTCCGGCGTCAGCATGCCTTCAGGCGCTCAGCTGGCCCTGGCAGTCACCGACTGGATGAACCCGGAAACGGATGATCCGGTGTATCGGCTCGCCGATCCGCCGAGGGTCTCCGGTAATCGGGCGATGATCGTGGCTTCGGAGCTGGCGGGGATCAGCGGCATGAGTGGCGAGGCCTGGCAGGCCCTGTCGCCTTTTGTGACAGCCTACCCCGGCAATGCAAGTGCCATAGACCTTGAGCGAAGCAATGACATCATCAAGGAGGTATTCGTGGAGCGCCCGGCGCCACAACAGGCGCCTTGGTATGTCCGGCTGCAGATCGTGGCCGAATTCGGCGAACGACGC